CTGGGCGCCCGCGCGGCGCCTGTCGATGGTCCTGCTGCTCGGTCTGTCCGCCGGGCTCGCCGCCAGCGCCCAGGCCGCGACGGACCTGATCCAGAGCAGCCGGGGCGGCTCACCACTGTGGGACTACTGCGAGGGCAAGCCCGCGGCCACCGTCCTGCCCGCCGACCCGCGTTCGCTCGTGCAGCCGGGCATCAGCACGGGCAAGGCGGTCGCGTTCAACGCGTACTGGAAGGACTGCCACACCGACCCGGCCGCGGTCCAGGAGGCCGGGCACCCGAAGACCTGCGGTGACCTCCGGGACCGCTTCTATCGCGGGGGCGGCCTGCTCGAGACGGGCTCGCCGACCGTCGCCGCGCTGTTCACGGGCGACAACACCCGCACGCTCGAATCGGTGTTCGGCGCGAGCACGCTGACGGCCACGCAGTACAACGCGCTGTGGACCACCTGGGGCGGCTTCGTCGTCCGCCCGGACAACTTCGACCAGCTCGTGGCCGAACGCTACGGTTCGGTGTTCGGCACGGGCCGCAACCCGTACCCCAAGCCCTTCGAGGACCCGAACCGCACGAACGGTGGCACCGGCCGCCTCCCGGAGATGTTCACGCAACTGCGCAATCCCGACGGCACGTGGAGCGGGCGCATCGGCGTCACGTGCCACGCGTGCCACAGCGGCGCGGCCAACGGCGTGCCGGCCCCGGGCGGCGGCAGCAGCCTGCAGGACCTGCACCTGTTCCTGCGCGACGCGCTGCCGCTCGGCTACCTGGCCTCGCTCGCGTCGATCGCGAACCTGACGCGAACCCGCGGCACGAACAACGCCAGCGACATCAACCTCGCCTTCGTGTTCCCCGACCAGGGCCTGCTGCCGCTCGACACGTTCCTCGGCGTGCTCGCGTCGGGCTCCACCGCGTCGATGGACACGCCGGCCTGGTGGAACATGGGCCACCGTCCGGTGAAGTTCGTCGACGGCGTGTTCCCGATGGACGCACCGCGCGTGGACATGGTGTTCTACACGCCGCTGCTGGGCCTGTTCGGCTCGGTGGGCGGCCCGCTGTCCGAGGCGGGTCAGACCTGGATGCGCGCGCACGGACCCGACGCCAACACGTGGATCGAGTCGCTGAAGTCGCCGCCCTATCCCGGCACCATCGACACCGCGCTCGCCGAGCAGGGTGCCGTGCTGTTCCACACGCTGAACCTGTGGGCGACGAGTCGCAACAACCCGGTGCCGAAGCCGAACGAAGGCAACGGCTCGTGCGCGAGCTGCCACGGCGCCTACGCCCCGCGCTACGTCAACGATCCCGCGTTCCTGGCGACACCCGCGCTGGAAGGCATGGCGTCGTACATCACGCCGCAGCGCATCATCCAGACGGACATCGTGCGGCAGAAGACGAACAACGAGGCGGTGCAGGTCGCGGGGGCCAGCAATTTCTTCGGCTACCCGACGACCAAGGGCACGGTGAACGACTGCGGCCCGCAGAACCGCGCGGACCTGCGTGGCAACCGCGAACTGGGCTACCTGGCGCCGCCGCTGTACGGCGTGTGGGCGACCGCGCCGTACCTGCACAACGGGTCGGTCCCGAACGTGTGGGAGGTGCTCAAGCCCTCGGACCGCAAGCCGCTGTGGCGGCGTGTCTCGAACCCGCCGCGCTGGGACCAGGTGGGCCGCACGATCATGGGGTACGACACGCGCATGTCCGCGTACGACACGCAGAAGATGGGCTGGAAGTACGACACGCTGCAGTGCCGGAAGCCCACGCTCTTCGACCCGATCCCGTCGCCGTACTGGCGCTGCGACCCGAAGGACGAGCAGCTGCAGGCCTGGTACAACGAACTGGTGCGGGGCCTCTACTCGAACGTCGCGCTGACCTGGAACGTGCTGTTCCCGCCCACGATCACGAACAGCGACATCGAGGACCGCAAGATCTACAACACGTACATGTTCGGGCAGGGAAACGGCGGGCACACGTTCAACTCAGTGCTCACCGATGCCGAACGCAAGGCGCTCATCGAGTACCTGAAGACCCTGTAGCGGCGTCCACGCGCTGGAGCCACCGCGCGAGCGCGGTGGTGACGGCGGCGGGCTGTTCCAGCGTGGACATGTGCCCGGCCGTCGCCACCGCCACGCGCTCGACCCCGCCGGGCAGCAGGCCCGCCATCTCGTCGCTCAGCTCGGGCGGGGTGACCTTGTCGTCGGCACCGCACAGCACCAGCGCCGGCGCGCGCACCCCGCGCAGCACCGCGCGGTTGTCGGGGCGGTTCATCGCAGCGGTCTGCTGCCGCTTGAAGCCGTCGCGGCCCACGGCCCGGGCCATGTCGGCGAGCAGGCCCACCAGGGCCGCATCTTCGACGTGGGCCGGGTGCAGCAGCTTCGGCGGGAACGAGCCTGCGACCTCGGCGTACGTCGAGTTGCCGCTGTCCAGCGCCTCGATCATCTGGCGGCGGTTGCCGCTCGATTCGGGCGTGTCGGACCGCGCGCCGGTGTCGATCAGCGCGAGGCCCGCGATGCGGTCGGCCGCCTGCCGGCACACCTCGAGCGACACGTAGCCGCCGAGCGAGAAGCCGGCCACGGCGAACGGCCCCTCGGGCATCAGCGAGATCGCGGCCGCCGCGATGGCGGTGACGTGGTCGTGGAGGTCCGTGCGGGCCACGACGAGGGGGCGGTCGGTCTGCACGAAGGCGCCCCGGACCGGCATCCACACGCGGCCGTCGTTCATGATGCCGGGGAGCAGAAGCAGGGGCGTCGTCATGTCGTGTTCCTTGCAGGAGTGAGTCGAAGGGTCAGGGGCGGTCCGCCTGCATGCGCTGCACCAGCAGCGCGAGCAGCGTGTCCAGCACGGGCGTGTCGACACCGCCCTGCCGCGCCAGGTCCTGCACGGCCAGCAGCTGCGCGTCGATCTCGAGCGGGCGACCCGCGACCAGGTCCTGCAGCATCGACGGCGGGTGCCGCACGGTGCGCATGCGCGCGATGCGGGCCTCCTCGTCGGCCGCCACCGTGATGCCCAGTGACGCGGCCACGCGCACGCCTTCGGCGAGCAGCTGGCGGTACACCGCGAGCATGGGTTCGTCGTGCGAGAACGTGATGGGCGGGCGCATCGTCAGCGTCGCGAGCGGCGACGTCGTGATGTTGAGCATCAGCTTCGACCACACCACGTCGCGGATCGCGGTGGACGTGGACAGGCCCGGCAGCGCGGGCTTCATCACCGCCGCGATCTGCTGCAGCCGCGGCGACAGCGTGTTGTCGGGTTCACCGATCACGAAGGTGTTGCTGGTGGCGTTGTTGCGGATCACGCCGGGCGACGACACCTCGTTGGGCGACGTCACCACGCAGCCGATGGCGCGGCGCACGCCCAGCGTGTGCCACAGGCACGCGCCCGGGTCGAGCCGGGCGAGGCGTTCGCTCGCGGGTGGCTGGCCCGGTTCGGCGGGGAGGCCATGGAAGTACCACCAGGGCACGCCGTTGATCGCGAACATCACGGGCGTCTCCGGTCCCAGCAGGGGCTGCATCGCATCCACCACGTGCGGCAATCCGTGTGCCTTCACGGCAGAGATGACGAGGTCCTGCGGGCCGAGGTCGCGCGCGTCGCTGCTGGCGTTCACGCGCACCGTGAAGTCTTCGGCATCGGAGACGTAGCGCAGGCCGTTCGACCGGATGGCTTCGAGGTGCGGGCCGCGGGCCACCACGGAGACGTCGAGCCCGGCGCGTGCGAGCCAGGCGGCGAGGTGGCCGCCGACGGCGCCGGCCCCGAAAACACAGATGCGGGTCATGGGAATTCTTGATGTCACGGATAGGTGGTTTCGATCATAGGGCGTCGCCCCCTTTCATCGTGGCGCGGTGGGTCATTCGACGCCGACGTGGGATTGGAGGCGAGACCTAGCATGGCCCGGCCCCAGGCATCCACCCACCCAAGAAGGGAGAAACCCATGGCCCATCCACTGCCGTTGTCACGCTGGCTGTTCGCAGCCGGTCTCTTCAGCCTCGCTGGTGTCTCGCCGGCCGCGGACCCGCCTGCGAAGAAGCCCCCGCCCACGAGCTACGCCCCGGTCGTGATGGCCGAGGACTTCGCCACCACCATGGCCCGCATGAAGGCCGCCAGGCCGGGCATCGCGTCGCGCCACCAGGGGTTGCTGCAGCAGCGCTACGACCTCGCCGACCGGCCCGCGGCGGGCGTGACGATGTCGCGCGGCAAACCGGTGCAGGACGGCGTGCGCGTGAAGCTGCCCGCCGGCATGACGTGGGACCGCCTTGCCGCGATGAGCCCCGAGGAGGTCCGCCGCGCCGATGCGTTCCCCGCGGGCTTCCTGCCGCTGCCCCACCCGAACCATCCCGAGGGCGGCATGGTGTTCCCGAAGTTCCACATCGACGAGGTCAAGCGGCAGGAAGCGCGCGACCTCACGCGCTTCGACCTCGACTTCGACCTGCCCGACCACGTGCTGCCCGAGTTCCCCGCGCCGATCTTCCTCACGACACGGCCGGACCTGGGCGACGTGTCGAAGGGCAAGCTTGTCACCCTCGACAACTACTTCGAGCTGTTCGACGGCGTGCTCAACCCGAAGCAGCTCGAGGGCCTGCGCCTGCTCGTCACGCCGTTCGCGCAGCAGCAGTTCAACCAGACCAGCGACCGCCGCTCCGAACGTCCGAGCCGCGGGGTCGCGTGCCTCGACTGCCATGCCAACGGCCATGCGAACGGAGCGACCCACCTCGCGGGCGACGTGCGGCCGCAGGGCTTCCGCCATCGCATCGACACGCCCACGCTGCGGGGTGTCAACGTGCAGCGGCTGTTCGGCTCGCAGCGCGCGCTCAAGTCGGTGGAGGACTTCACCGAGTTCGAGCAGCGCGCCGCGTACTTCGACGGCGACCCGGTGATCGCGACGAAGAAGGGGGTGAACATCCTGGAGCGTGGCAGCCAGGTGCACTTCATGGGCGAGTTCCAGGCGCTGCTCGACTTCCCGCCCGCGCCCAAGCTGGGTGTGGACGGCAGGCTCGACCCGCGCAAGGCCTCGCCCGCGGAGCTGCGCGGCCAGGCGGTGTTCTTCGGCAAGGGCACGTGCGCGTCGTGCCACGCGCCGCCGTACTACACCGACAACACGATGCACAACCTGCGCACCGAACGCTTCTTCGCGCCGCGCGACATCCTCGGTCGCACCGCGAACATGGACGGTCCGATCAAGACCTTCCCGCTGCGCGGCATCAAGGACTCGCCGCCGTACCTGCACGACGGGCGGCTGCTGACCCTCGACGACACGGTCGAGTTCTTCAACCTGGTGCTCGAGACGAAGCTGACGGCCGAAGAGAAGAAGGACCTGGTGGCGTTCCTGCGGGCGCTGTGACGGCACGCGCCGGCCGGTGGGCGGCCGTGGACCACACCACGCCGCCCAGCAGGCACACGACCGCGGCCACCTCCAGCACGGTGGGGCCGCGGCCTTCCCACAGGAAACCGTACAGCATGCCGAACAGGGTCTCGAACACGATCATCTGACCCATCAGGGCCAGCGGCAGCAGGCGGCCGGCGCGGTTCCAGCACGCGTTGCCCACCACGGAGGCGAACACCGCGACGGTGAGGGCCATGCCCCAGAAGCCGAGCCACTCGGCCGGGGTGTGTCCGGAGGACGGGCCCGCGAAGGCGGGAACGGCGAGGACGAGCGCCAGCGCGCCGGTCATCACGCCGACGAGCAGCGAAGCGTCGTGGGCCGACAGGTCGGTGCGGCGTGCGAGCCAGCGGCGGTTGACCACCGTGTAGCCGGTCCAGCAGGCCAGCGCCCCGAAGCCGCACAACAGGCCCACGGCCCGGGTGAGCAGGTCGCCGCCCGGCCCGTGGCTGCCCTGCAGGGCCTCCCAGCCGACCAGCGCGGTGCCCAGGCCGCCGAGGGCGAGCGGCGCCGCGAGGGTGCGCAGCGGCACGGCCCCCGGCTCGCGGCTCCCGAGCACCGCGACGACGAGGGGCATCAGCCCGATGATCAGCGCGGTGGCCGCGCCCCCGGCCCACTGAACCGCGGTGGCGAGCATCAGGTAGTAGACGATGTTTCCGAGCAGGGCCAGCTGCACGAGGGCGAGCAGGTCGGCGCGCCCGAGGCGAAGCCACAGCGCGCGCCAGCGCGGGGCGATCAGCACCGCGGCGATGGCGCCGTAGGCGAGGTAGCGCGCGGCCGACAGCTGCAGCGCGGCGAAGTTGCCCAGCACCTGCGGCGCGAGGAAGACGAGGCCCCAGAGGGCGCCGGCGGTCACGCCCTGGGCGGTGCCGCGGAAGAGCCGCGTGTCGCGCGGGGGGGTTGTGGAAGTGATCGAGGAGTGCATGCCTCCAGCTTCGCTGCGGATTAGCGCGACGTCTTGGCCTGGGCTCGCAGGCGCCTGACCGAGACTACTGTCGACGTTAGGACGCAGGGGATCGCAGGAAATTCTTCGGCGGAGGCGCCTAGGCCAGTATGTAAATATTACATTGACTGGTAGAGTGCACTTGTCGGACCGCCGAAATGAAAGGCCTAAAACCGACTACACCTCACCTACCTACACCTGCGGGGAGACAGAAAGATCATGGCTTATCGGAACGGAAACTACGCTGCTTTCTATGTAATCGAACCGTTTAGCACGAGCTCCCTCGGAGCTAACGCGACCAAGGACTTTTGCTACTACAACACCTTGAGGATGTGGAAGGGTGCTGACCCGAGCTTTCCTTTTGTGGATTCGCACGAAAAGACTTATAGCGTTCGCGATGGAAGTGATTGGGAGTCGACGTTGAAGCCTCGTCTGCGGGAGCGGCTTCGAAATTCGAAGAACCTCGTCCTGTTTCTTAGTTCGGGCACCGTCAACTCTCGCGCCGTGAAGGAGGAGGTTGACTACGCAATTAACGACCAAGGATTGCCAGTTATTGTGATTTACCCGGAGTACTCAACAAAAGAAAGTCTTCTGTTGAACGGGGCACTGAGGGATGAGGTGAAGGGGCTGTGGGGCAAAATCCCCGTGCTCAAGGACTCAATTAATAAAGTTCCCACGCTTCACGTACCTTTGAACAAGGCGGTTATCAAAGATGCCCTGAGTGATCCCGGTTTCATGGTGGGAAGTAAGAATAAGCCGGACATTTATCGATACAAGGCCTGATATCGGTGCTAGCCAATGGCAAAAGTTAAACTATTTGACAGCCGCGTATACAGGAAATTTCTCGAAGTCACCTCGGCAATTAGCGCGACATTGTCGGCGGTTGTTCTTTTTGTTGATATTCCGGCCGCCCACAAAATAAAAGGGGGCTGGATATTTTTGGGGCTCTTGGCGGTAATCTATTTTGCTATCTGGGCTTGGTCCAGCAACCTCAATAGCATAGAGATTAATGTGGAGGGCAGTGATGTTGCGATCAAAGTTGGCGATATTTTTCAACAGCCCGGGCTGAAGGCTATTGCGTTCAATGAGTACTTTGACACGCAGGTGGATAATGTCATCATCAGCGAAAGATCGGTTAATGGAATTTTTCTTCAAAAGCACCTAGATATTTCTGTTTCCCAGTTGGATGCTCACATTGAGAGCTATGATTTTGAGAAGGAAGAGGTTGTCGGGGTCGATGCAATGCGAAGGCTGGGGAAAAAGCGTAAACATCAAATAGGCAGTATTTGCGTTTACAAAGATTTCTTGTTGACGGCATTCTCAAAGTTTGACGCAAGTAACAAAGCTTCGCTGACGATGCCGGAGTACCTGGAGTTCCTCATAAACTTCTGGGATCGAGTAAACAATGTTTATGCTCAGAAAAGTGTTTCCACCACCGTATTTGGTTCAGGTATTACCCGTATCAAAGGGCATAAAAATATTGCCGACGAGGATCTGCTAAAAATTATGCTTTGGACGTTTCGGATAAGTGAAATGCGGTTCAAGCATCCTGCTAAGTTAACGGTTGTTATCCATCCCGACAAGATTGGTCAAATCAACCTGCTGGACATCAAATCAGCGAGGAATGGGATTTGATGGGTTGATCGCCTGCGCGGGGGCTTCGTCCCCACTGCCGATGGGGCCTGTGGACGATTTGCTTGCCGTCAGCGAGCGGAGCGATGGGATTTTCGATATGCGGCCGGCGTGAGCCCTGTGGCCCTGCGCAGCGCGCGGGTGAGGGCGGTCTGGTCGGAGTAGCCGGCGTCCAGGGCCAGCTGGGCGATGGGGGTGGTGGTGCCGGCGAGCGCGTCCTGCACGGCCCGCAAGCGCAGGTCCGACAGCCAGGCCTGCGGCGTGCGGTCGTGTTCGGCGCGGAACACCGCGTGCAGCCGGCTGACGCTCAGGCCCGCCTCGACCGCCATGCGGGCCGCGGGCCAGGCTTCGCCGGGCGCGGCCTCGATGCGGCGCAGCAGCGGGTCGAGGCGCGAGGCGGGGCGGCGTTCGGCCGCCAGCGCGTCGATCAGCAGCGGCGCGCAGTGCCGGGTGATCGCGTCGGGCACGCCGTCGGCCGGGGACGCGAGCTGCACGAACTCGACGAGCCGGCGCACGGCCGCGGGCACCGGCAGGAAGGTCTGGCGGCGCAGGCGTTCGACGGCGTCGTCGCCCATGTCGGCCAGGGTGCAGTCGAGCACCAGGAACTGGTTGTGGCCGTCGCCCGATTGCGCGTGGTCGCTGCCGGGCGCGATGAACGCCGCGAGGCCGTTGTCGACCCGCCCACCGCGGCCCTCGACCTCCAGCTCGATCCGGCCGTGCACGCCGATCACCACCTGCACGTGGTCGTGCCGGTGGGGCGCGCCGTCGGCGCCGTAGCGGCGCAGGCTCAGGGCGCCCTGGGGAAGGATCGGGGAGGACATCAGGACACGAGCATACGCCCGCCGCCCGCTCAGCTGGTCATGGCCTCCCGGGCACGCATCTTCGCGGCGATGTAGTCGCCGTGCGGGATGTAGAGCAGGTCGGCCAGCTTGCGCATCACGTGCTGCTCGTGGGCGTCGAGCCGCCCGTCGGCGTAGGCCACCTGCCACATGTACTCGACGATGCGGGCCTTCTGCTCGGGCTCCAGCTGGTCGTTCAGGCGCGACGTGAAGGTGTGCAGGTCGTGGGCCTCGCGGGCGGTCTGGTCGGCCACCACCATCAGCGCCTCGACTTCGTCGGCATTGAGCGCGAACCGGTCGCGCAACGCGACGATCACCGACGCCCGCTCCGACAGGCCGATGTGGGCGTCGGACCGCATGACCTCGACCAGCAGCACCGCGGTGGCCACCTGCAGCGTGTGTTCGAAAGCGGCCCGGGGGGCGGCCTGCGGCAGCAGCGGTTCGAGGAAGGACTTGAGGGTGGTGAACATGGGCGGCTCCGTCGGCGGGGTCCGGGTCGGACCCGGGCGGGCCGCGCAGGTTCCGTGCCCGCGGCCGGTCAGCGCGGCCAGGCCCGGTCGATCAGCGCCTCGAACGCCGCCGGATCGGGCAGCGTGCCGAACACCCGGCCCCATTGCGGCTCGAAGCGGCTCGTGACGAACGCGTCGGCCACGACCGTGGGCGCGTGTTCGCGCAGCAGTGCGGCCTGCAGCAGCAGCACCAGCTGCTGCGCGAGGCGGCGTGCCCCGGCCTCGACCGACTCGGGCGGCTGGCCCAGCACGGCCTTCAGGCCGGCGAGGTGAGGGCGCAGGCGGGTGTCGCCGCCCAGGCGTTCGCCGAGGTGCTCCGCCAGCGCGGCCAGCGCCTCGGGTTCGCGGCCGATGGCACGCAGCATGTCGAGGCCCATCACGTTGCCCGACCCCTCCCAGATGGAGATCACCGGCATCTCGCGGAAGAGCCGCCCCATCGGGCCGTCCTCCACGTAGCCGTTGCCGCCGAAGACCTCCATGGCCTCGGCGCCCAGTTCGATGCTGCGCTTGGCCACCCAGAACTTCGCGGCCGGCGTGACGATGCGCTTGTACGCGCGTTCGAGCGGGTCGTCGGCCGCGCGGTCGAAGGACTGCGTGAGCCGCATCATCAGCGCGGTGGCGGCTTCGCTCTCGAGCGCCATGTCGGCCAGCACGTTGCGCATCAGCGGCTGGTCCACCAGCAGCTTGCCGAAGGCCTTGCGGTGGCGCGTGTGGTGGATGGCCTGCACCACCGCCTGGCGGATCAGCCCCGCGCTGCCCATCACGCAGTTGAGCCGCGTGTACGTGGCCATCTCGATGATGGTGGGCACGCCGCGGCCTTCCTCGCCGACCATCAGGCCCCACGCGCCGTTGAACTCCACCTCGCTGCTGGCGTTCGAGTGGTTGCCCACCTTGTTCTTGAGCCGCTGGATGAACACGGCGTTGTGGCTGCCGTCGGGCCGGAAGCGCGGCACGTAGAAACACGAGAAGCCGCCGGGCGCCTGTGCCACCACGAGGTGGGCGTCGGACTGCGGCGCCGAGAAGAACCACTTGTGGCCGGTGAGCTCGTACTGCGCGCCGCGGCCCTCGCCGCGCACCGGCACGGCCCGCGTGGTGTTCGCGCGCAGGTCGGAGCCGCCCTGCTTCTCGGTCATGCCCATGCCCACCAGCATCGCGGCCTTCTGCTCGACCGGCACGTCGCGGGCGTCGTAGGTGCGCGAGTACAGCTTCGGCTCCAGCTGCTTGAAGAGCTGCGGCTCCTGCTGCAGCACGGGGATGGCGGCGAAGGTCATGGACCCGGGGCACTGCGAGCCCGCCTCGACCTGCATGTGCATCGAGAACGCCGCCGCGTAGGCGCCCCAGGCGCCGGGGCGTGGGTCGGAGAAGGGCTGCGAGATCTGCCCGCTCTCGCGCTGCAGCCGCATGATGGCGTGCCACGACGGGTGGAACTCGACGCGGTCGATGCGGTGGCCCACGCGGTCGAACGTGTGCAGCTCCGGCTTGAACCGGTTGGCCTCCTCGGCCAGCCGCAGCGTCTCGGCGCTTCCCAGGCGTTCGCCGTACGCGGCGAGGTCCGCCACGTGCCCGGCCGCACCGGCCCGGGCCACGGCCTCCTGCAGCGCGGTGTCGGTGGTGAACACGTTGTAGTCGGCCAGCGGGGCGACGACGTTCGTGACTTCGTGGGTGGCGCCGTGCATGGGGAGTCTCCTCGGTGCGCATTTCGGGGCGGATGGCAGTGTCCTCCTGTTGTTCCATCCAGTAAACTGGCGTCGTGGAAAACCCCGTCTATGTCGTCGCGGTGCGTGCGTTGTGCGAGTTCGCGGCGAAGGTCGGTGACCTCGACCACCGCTTCACGCCCGGCCCGTCCGCGGCGGAGGGCGTGGCCGGGCACGCGGCCGTGGCCATGCGGCGGGGGCCCAATGCGGAAAACGAGGTGTCGCTGTCGGGCGAACACGGGCCGCTGCGCGTGCGCGGCCGCGCCGACGGGTACGACCCCGACCGCCAGCGCCTCGAGGAGGTCAAGACCTACCGCGGCGACCTGGCCGCCATGCCCGCCAACCACCGTGCGCTGCACTGGGCCCAGGCCAAGGTGTACGGCGCGCTGCTGTGCCGCGAACGCAAGCTGGAGCGCCTGACGGTCGCCCTCGTGTACCACGACGTGGGCACGCTGCACGACACGGTGATGTCCGAGAAACATTCGGCCGCCGACCTCGATGCCTTCTTCGTCGGGCTGTGCGAACGGTTCATGGCGTGGGCGCGGCAGGAGCTCGTCCACCGCACCGCACGCGATGCGGCGCTCACCGCGCTCGCGTTTCCGCACGGTGACTTCCGCCCGGGCCAGCGCCAGCTCGCCGAGGCCGTCTACAAGGCCGCCGGGGCGGGGCGCTGCCTCGCGGCGCAGGCGCCCACGGGCATCGGCAAGACGCTGGGCACGGTGTTCCCGATGCTGAAGGCCTGCCCCACGCAGCGGCTCGACAAGGTGTTCTTCCTTGCCGCGAAGACGCCCGGCCGCGGCCTCGCGCTCGAGGCGCTGCACACCGTGGTGAAGAGCGAGGGCGGCCAGCCGCTGCGCGTGCTGGAACTGGCGGCGCGCGACAAGACCTGCGAGCACCCCGGGAAGGCCTGCCACGGCGACAGCTGCCCGCTCGCCCGCGGCTTCTACGACCGCCTGCCCGAGGCGCGCAGCGCCGCGGTGGCGGCCGGCTTCCTCGACCGCGCCACGCTGCGCACCGTCGCCGCCACCCACGGCGTGTGCCCGTACTACCTGGGCCAGGAGATGGTGCGCTGGGCCGACGTGGTCGTGGGCGACTACAACTACTTCTTCGACCTCGCCGCGATGCTGCACGGCCTGACGCTCGCCAACGGGTGGCGCGTGGGACTGCTGGTGGACGAAGCCCACAACCTGCTCGAACGCGCGCGCAAGATGTACTCGGCCACGCTGGCCCAGGTGCAGCTCGACGCCGCGCGGCGCATCGCGCCCGAGCCGCTGAAGAAGCCGCTCGAACGCCTGCACCGCGCGTGGGTGCAGCTCAACGGCGAATGCCCGTCGGCCTTCGAGGTGTTCGACGAACTGCCGCAGCGCTGGTTCGGCGCGCTCGCCAACGCCATCGACGCGATGGCGTCCTTCCTCGGCGACCACCCCGACCAGGTGCCGCCCGACCTGCTGCGCTTCTACTTCGACCTGCTGCACTTCGCGCGTGTGTCCGACCGCTTCGGCACGCACTCGCAGTTCGACATCACGGTGGAAGAACACGGCCACCGCAAGCGCTCCGTGCTGTGCCTGCGCAACGTGGTGCCGGCGCCGTTCCTGCGCCAGCGCTTCGACGCGGCGCACACCACCACGCTGTTCTCGGCCACGCTGTCGCCCCGCGCGTTCTACGGCGACACGCTGGGCCTGCCCACCGACACGCGGTGGATCGACGTCGACTCGCCGTTCACGCGCGACCAGCTCGCGGTGCACGTCACGCCCCACATCTCCACGCGCCATGCCGACCGCCCCGCGTCGGTGGCGCCCATCGCCGAACTCATCGCCCGGCAGTACCGCGAGCGGCCCGGCAACTACCTCGCCTTCTTCAGCAGCTTCGAGTACCTGAACCAGGTGATGGCGAGGCTGCAGGCCGAT
This genomic stretch from Piscinibacter gummiphilus harbors:
- a CDS encoding isovaleryl-CoA dehydrogenase, translating into MHGATHEVTNVVAPLADYNVFTTDTALQEAVARAGAAGHVADLAAYGERLGSAETLRLAEEANRFKPELHTFDRVGHRIDRVEFHPSWHAIMRLQRESGQISQPFSDPRPGAWGAYAAAFSMHMQVEAGSQCPGSMTFAAIPVLQQEPQLFKQLEPKLYSRTYDARDVPVEQKAAMLVGMGMTEKQGGSDLRANTTRAVPVRGEGRGAQYELTGHKWFFSAPQSDAHLVVAQAPGGFSCFYVPRFRPDGSHNAVFIQRLKNKVGNHSNASSEVEFNGAWGLMVGEEGRGVPTIIEMATYTRLNCVMGSAGLIRQAVVQAIHHTRHRKAFGKLLVDQPLMRNVLADMALESEAATALMMRLTQSFDRAADDPLERAYKRIVTPAAKFWVAKRSIELGAEAMEVFGGNGYVEDGPMGRLFREMPVISIWEGSGNVMGLDMLRAIGREPEALAALAEHLGERLGGDTRLRPHLAGLKAVLGQPPESVEAGARRLAQQLVLLLQAALLREHAPTVVADAFVTSRFEPQWGRVFGTLPDPAAFEALIDRAWPR
- a CDS encoding ATP-dependent DNA helicase, which encodes MENPVYVVAVRALCEFAAKVGDLDHRFTPGPSAAEGVAGHAAVAMRRGPNAENEVSLSGEHGPLRVRGRADGYDPDRQRLEEVKTYRGDLAAMPANHRALHWAQAKVYGALLCRERKLERLTVALVYHDVGTLHDTVMSEKHSAADLDAFFVGLCERFMAWARQELVHRTARDAALTALAFPHGDFRPGQRQLAEAVYKAAGAGRCLAAQAPTGIGKTLGTVFPMLKACPTQRLDKVFFLAAKTPGRGLALEALHTVVKSEGGQPLRVLELAARDKTCEHPGKACHGDSCPLARGFYDRLPEARSAAVAAGFLDRATLRTVAATHGVCPYYLGQEMVRWADVVVGDYNYFFDLAAMLHGLTLANGWRVGLLVDEAHNLLERARKMYSATLAQVQLDAARRIAPEPLKKPLERLHRAWVQLNGECPSAFEVFDELPQRWFGALANAIDAMASFLGDHPDQVPPDLLRFYFDLLHFARVSDRFGTHSQFDITVEEHGHRKRSVLCLRNVVPAPFLRQRFDAAHTTTLFSATLSPRAFYGDTLGLPTDTRWIDVDSPFTRDQLAVHVTPHISTRHADRPASVAPIAELIARQYRERPGNYLAFFSSFEYLNQVMARLQADAPDLPVWAQSRAMDEGARADFLARFVPQGRGIGFAVLGGAFAEGVDLPGDRLIGAFIATLGLPQVNPVNETLRERLEASFGDGYAYAYLYPGLQKVVQAAGRVIRTPADQGVVHLIDDRFTRRQVRELLPGWWPVARPVRSRPPPEPVQEDPA
- a CDS encoding tellurite resistance TerB family protein; this translates as MFTTLKSFLEPLLPQAAPRAAFEHTLQVATAVLLVEVMRSDAHIGLSERASVIVALRDRFALNADEVEALMVVADQTAREAHDLHTFTSRLNDQLEPEQKARIVEYMWQVAYADGRLDAHEQHVMRKLADLLYIPHGDYIAAKMRAREAMTS